TTGGATCGCGCGAATCTGACCGCCGAGGAGATCCACGGAGAGCCGATCAGATGCAGGAGCGTCGGGAGCTCCGGACGTGACCGCGTTGCCGGGACAAGCTCGCTTTTCTAGCTCGGAATGGAAACTCCGTGACATCTCTCCGCCAGGAGTAGAATCCCTCCGAGCCAGAAAATGTGCGACGAAACCGAAAAACGAAGGTCTGACCCCCATCTTCCCCATGTCGTTGTTAGGCCCCATCGCGCACTACGCGAATATCGATTTCCCTGTCAACGTATTTCCACTCTTCTGTGGCACGAAGTTCAGCGACCAATTCATCGAAGGCTGGAGAGTCTGATGGCCCGTACTCGAACCACGTCAAGAAATCGAATGGCTCGTTCTCGCCAACGTCACGACAGTGATGGAGCCGACGGGCAACTGCCGGCAGATACCGTAGCCCGGTCGCTACGTGCTTAGAGCTTTCCTCAAAAATCCTTCGGCGTTCATCTTGGGCGAGGCCCCACCACGACGCGGCCTTGCGAATGGGAATGAGAGCAGCGCAAGTCGCATGAGGGCGACCGAGTGTCGGTTGCCGTACAACAAGCTGGTCTTTCTCGGTTCGAGTTACATAGCGCTCGTTGCTCGTGATTCCACGCAGCACCCATTTTGCACCGTCGGGAACCTGAGGGACGGCTCCAGTGACGATATCCAACCGCTTAACATCGGCAAGGGGATCTCCGACAACGGTGCTGATGTTCGCGACTCGCCATAGACCGGTCCCGCCGCCTACGAAAGAAAAGAGTCGGGCATTCATTTCGATGGCTATCTCCGTTGTGGAGCCTAACGGATCTGCGGTTCACCGGCGCGGGCGACGCGCAGAACGTGAAAGTAAAGGTAGCACGACCGAGCCCGCGTCCGGTGCAACCGTAAGTTAGGTGGCATGCTCGTGCGGCGCGAAGTCACCGATCGGTTCAATCCCAGCGTCTCAAATTCGAAGACTTCGATACTGATCGCGGATAGCCGCTATTTTCGAGCTCCTTGACTACGAGCCCCCAAGCGACCGCATACACAGGCCAGCCAAGTTGACTCTCAACGTGCTGGCGGAGTGCGGGCGATGCAATCAGCGACGCTTTGAACACGGACCGGCTTTCAAGCATGTCGCGGCCCTGTGGCTGGGAGTGCTGAACGAGTATCGAACTGCAGTCGTTGCCAGGCCACGACCACGGCTCACTTCTGGCGCGCTGCCTTGGGTTGCAGGCGCCAGATATCGCCCTGCTGCTCCGTCTGAACCGTCATGATCGTGGAGGCGTCGGCGGCGAGTTTCGTGTTTCTCGTACCGCGGCGCACGCGATCGTCGCCGAACGTGATCCCGGCCGGAAGCGGGCGAACGACGACCTTGCGCGAATCGACGTCGAGGAGGCCGACGTGCTGACGTTCGAAGAACACGACGTGCCTGCCGTCGGGCAGCCATTGAGGAGCCGTGCCGCGCTCGGAGATCTTTTCAAAACGCCTTTTGCCAATGGTGTAGAGGGCTACACCTTCGGCGTGACCACCACGTACATGGTTCACGCCGGCGACGATGCGGCGTCCATCGGGCGACCAGCGGGGGATCTCCGGCGCATGGTCGTCATCGAAGAACGACAGCATCTCCACGCGGTGTTTGAGCGGCCGGTCGAGGTGAACCAGTGCGGCAAAACGATCCGTGGCCGCGATCAGCATCCGCCCGTCGGGTGACGGTGAGGGGTAGTAGAGGACTCGCATCCCTTCTCGCGCGAGAGGCACATCCGTGACTTGCGAGAGGCCGCTGCCGTCCGCGCGGATACTCCAGGCCTGGTAGGCGCCGGCGCGGTTCGAATAGAAGTAAATCGTCTTTCCGTCCGGCGACCATGCAGGATGGCGATCACGCGCAGCGTCGTTGGTGAGCTGTCGCACCTCGGCGCCGTCGGAGCGAGCGACGAAAAGGTCCTCGTGTCGCGCCGCGGTCGTGAACGCGATCGATCGCCCATCAGGGGACAACGCGAAGGAGAAGATGCCGACCGAGGACTCGAGGAGCGGACGGGCGGCACCGACTGTGAGGCTTTTCGCGTCGAATTCATGCGCTACGAGGCGATCGGTGCCCGCCATCGTGGCAAATGCGATTTCTTCCTGTTCGGACAGGGTGAAATGGCCGCTGAATGCCGCCGGCAACGCGAGCGGCTCGGGCTTCCCCTCCACCTCGCCGCTCTCTTCGTCGATCCGAATTCGCCAGAGATTGTCCGTACCATCACGGTCGCTTCC
The sequence above is a segment of the Acidobacteriota bacterium genome. Coding sequences within it:
- a CDS encoding chlorite dismutase family protein, encoding MNARLFSFVGGGTGLWRVANISTVVGDPLADVKRLDIVTGAVPQVPDGAKWVLRGITSNERYVTRTEKDQLVVRQPTLGRPHATCAALIPIRKAASWWGLAQDERRRIFEESSKHVATGLRYLPAVARRLHHCRDVGENEPFDFLTWFEYGPSDSPAFDELVAELRATEEWKYVDREIDIRVVRDGA